In a single window of the Cucurbita pepo subsp. pepo cultivar mu-cu-16 chromosome LG18, ASM280686v2, whole genome shotgun sequence genome:
- the LOC111780011 gene encoding protein TRIGALACTOSYLDIACYLGLYCEROL 3, chloroplastic-like isoform X2: MVSLSGSVFFPLTVPDCSSRSRKVTVLDAHNSFCSKKKDRRRVVRNCIAPPTYLKNNGSPAADSFRSEHISPENENKDESDVLIECRNVYKSFGEKHILRGVNFKIRHGEAVGVIGPSGTGKSTILKIIAGLLSPDKGEVYIRGRKRVGLIDDEELSGIRIGLVFQSAALFDSLTVRQNVGFLLYENSSLSEEQISALVTENLAAVGLKGVEDRLPSELSGGMKKRVALARSIIFDNTRKEVEPEVVLYDEPTAGLDPIASTVVEDLIRSVHIKGEDASGKPGNIASYIVVTHQHSTIRRAVDRLIFLHDGKVVWQGMTREFTTSTNPIVQQFASGSLDGPIKY, translated from the exons ATGGTTTCTTTATCGGGTTCGGTGTTCTTCCCATTAACAGTACCCGATTGTTCCTCTCGATCGCGTAAAGTAACTGTTCTTGATGCGCACAATTCGTTTtgttcaaagaaaaaggatcGGAGAAGGGTTGTTCGTAATTGCATTGCGCCTCCGACGTACTTAAAGAATAATGGGTCACCTGCCGCC GACTCGTTTAGATCAGAACATATAAGCCCAGAAAATGAGAACAAGGATGAGTCTGATGTTCTTATTGAGTGTAGAAATGTCTACAAATCCTTTGGAGAAAAGCATATATTGAGAGGTGTGAACTTCAAG ATTAGACATGGAGAAGCTGTGGGAGTAATTGGGCCTTCTGGTACTGGGAAGTCTACAATACTGAAGATCATTGCAGGTCTTCTTTCTCCAGACAAG GGAGAGGTATACATTCGAGGTAGAAAGCGAGTTGGTTTGATCGATGACGAGGAGCTATCTGGTATTCGAATTGGATTG GTTTTTCAGAGCGCGGCACTCTTTGACTCGTTAACTGTTCGGCAAAACGTTGGCTTCCTTTT atatgaaaattcaagCTTGTCTGAAGAACAAATTTCAGCATTGGTAACTGAGAACTTAGCTGCTGTTGGGCTAAAG GGAGTTGAGGATCGGTTACCTTCTGAATTATCAGGTGGAATGAAGAAACGAGTTGCTTTAGCTAGGTCTATAATATTTGATAACACGAGGAAAGAAGTCGAGCCAGAG GTGGTGTTGTATGATGAACCAACTGCTGGACTTGACCCAATTGCATCAACTGTTGTTGAAGATCTTATACGTTCTGTTCATATTAAGGGTGAGGATGCTAGTGGGAAGCCTGGGAACATTGCGTCCTATATTGTTGTCACCCACCAACATAGTACCATTAGGAGAGCTGTTGACAG GTTAATATTTTTACATGACGGAAAGGTTGTCTGGCAAGGAATGACTCGTGAATTTACAACTTCTACTAATCCAATCGTTCAGCAG
- the LOC111780011 gene encoding protein TRIGALACTOSYLDIACYLGLYCEROL 3, chloroplastic-like isoform X3, whose protein sequence is MVSLSGSVFFPLTVPDCSSRSRKVTVLDAHNSFCSKKKDRRRVVRNCIAPPTYLKNNGSPAAVNSIIRHGEAVGVIGPSGTGKSTILKIIAGLLSPDKGEVYIRGRKRVGLIDDEELSGIRIGLVFQSAALFDSLTVRQNVGFLLYENSSLSEEQISALVTENLAAVGLKGVEDRLPSELSGGMKKRVALARSIIFDNTRKEVEPEVVLYDEPTAGLDPIASTVVEDLIRSVHIKGEDASGKPGNIASYIVVTHQHSTIRRAVDRLIFLHDGKVVWQGMTREFTTSTNPIVQQFASGSLDGPIKY, encoded by the exons ATGGTTTCTTTATCGGGTTCGGTGTTCTTCCCATTAACAGTACCCGATTGTTCCTCTCGATCGCGTAAAGTAACTGTTCTTGATGCGCACAATTCGTTTtgttcaaagaaaaaggatcGGAGAAGGGTTGTTCGTAATTGCATTGCGCCTCCGACGTACTTAAAGAATAATGGGTCACCTGCCGCCGTAAATTCCATT ATTAGACATGGAGAAGCTGTGGGAGTAATTGGGCCTTCTGGTACTGGGAAGTCTACAATACTGAAGATCATTGCAGGTCTTCTTTCTCCAGACAAG GGAGAGGTATACATTCGAGGTAGAAAGCGAGTTGGTTTGATCGATGACGAGGAGCTATCTGGTATTCGAATTGGATTG GTTTTTCAGAGCGCGGCACTCTTTGACTCGTTAACTGTTCGGCAAAACGTTGGCTTCCTTTT atatgaaaattcaagCTTGTCTGAAGAACAAATTTCAGCATTGGTAACTGAGAACTTAGCTGCTGTTGGGCTAAAG GGAGTTGAGGATCGGTTACCTTCTGAATTATCAGGTGGAATGAAGAAACGAGTTGCTTTAGCTAGGTCTATAATATTTGATAACACGAGGAAAGAAGTCGAGCCAGAG GTGGTGTTGTATGATGAACCAACTGCTGGACTTGACCCAATTGCATCAACTGTTGTTGAAGATCTTATACGTTCTGTTCATATTAAGGGTGAGGATGCTAGTGGGAAGCCTGGGAACATTGCGTCCTATATTGTTGTCACCCACCAACATAGTACCATTAGGAGAGCTGTTGACAG GTTAATATTTTTACATGACGGAAAGGTTGTCTGGCAAGGAATGACTCGTGAATTTACAACTTCTACTAATCCAATCGTTCAGCAG
- the LOC111780011 gene encoding protein TRIGALACTOSYLDIACYLGLYCEROL 3, chloroplastic-like isoform X1, with translation MVSLSGSVFFPLTVPDCSSRSRKVTVLDAHNSFCSKKKDRRRVVRNCIAPPTYLKNNGSPAAVNSIDSFRSEHISPENENKDESDVLIECRNVYKSFGEKHILRGVNFKIRHGEAVGVIGPSGTGKSTILKIIAGLLSPDKGEVYIRGRKRVGLIDDEELSGIRIGLVFQSAALFDSLTVRQNVGFLLYENSSLSEEQISALVTENLAAVGLKGVEDRLPSELSGGMKKRVALARSIIFDNTRKEVEPEVVLYDEPTAGLDPIASTVVEDLIRSVHIKGEDASGKPGNIASYIVVTHQHSTIRRAVDRLIFLHDGKVVWQGMTREFTTSTNPIVQQFASGSLDGPIKY, from the exons ATGGTTTCTTTATCGGGTTCGGTGTTCTTCCCATTAACAGTACCCGATTGTTCCTCTCGATCGCGTAAAGTAACTGTTCTTGATGCGCACAATTCGTTTtgttcaaagaaaaaggatcGGAGAAGGGTTGTTCGTAATTGCATTGCGCCTCCGACGTACTTAAAGAATAATGGGTCACCTGCCGCCGTAAATTCCATT GACTCGTTTAGATCAGAACATATAAGCCCAGAAAATGAGAACAAGGATGAGTCTGATGTTCTTATTGAGTGTAGAAATGTCTACAAATCCTTTGGAGAAAAGCATATATTGAGAGGTGTGAACTTCAAG ATTAGACATGGAGAAGCTGTGGGAGTAATTGGGCCTTCTGGTACTGGGAAGTCTACAATACTGAAGATCATTGCAGGTCTTCTTTCTCCAGACAAG GGAGAGGTATACATTCGAGGTAGAAAGCGAGTTGGTTTGATCGATGACGAGGAGCTATCTGGTATTCGAATTGGATTG GTTTTTCAGAGCGCGGCACTCTTTGACTCGTTAACTGTTCGGCAAAACGTTGGCTTCCTTTT atatgaaaattcaagCTTGTCTGAAGAACAAATTTCAGCATTGGTAACTGAGAACTTAGCTGCTGTTGGGCTAAAG GGAGTTGAGGATCGGTTACCTTCTGAATTATCAGGTGGAATGAAGAAACGAGTTGCTTTAGCTAGGTCTATAATATTTGATAACACGAGGAAAGAAGTCGAGCCAGAG GTGGTGTTGTATGATGAACCAACTGCTGGACTTGACCCAATTGCATCAACTGTTGTTGAAGATCTTATACGTTCTGTTCATATTAAGGGTGAGGATGCTAGTGGGAAGCCTGGGAACATTGCGTCCTATATTGTTGTCACCCACCAACATAGTACCATTAGGAGAGCTGTTGACAG GTTAATATTTTTACATGACGGAAAGGTTGTCTGGCAAGGAATGACTCGTGAATTTACAACTTCTACTAATCCAATCGTTCAGCAG